A stretch of Patescibacteria group bacterium DNA encodes these proteins:
- a CDS encoding pseudouridine synthase, which translates to MKIRLQKFLSQAGCCSRRQAEELIQQKRIKINNQVARLGDKAEINKDEVRFDERVIKLTSNLIYIKLNKPRGYTCTHGKFEKEKNIFELINLKEKLLIVGRLDRESRGLVLLTTDGELMQQITHPSYRHEKEYIVKISQKITEEEIKNLIRVFRAGLDLGPDFGKVRVKNIEYLKQSQFKIILIQGKKRQIRQMFQKLNYQVADLQRIRIKNIKLEKLAEGKWQYLTQTEINNLKK; encoded by the coding sequence ATGAAAATTAGATTACAAAAATTTTTATCACAAGCCGGCTGTTGTTCGCGTCGGCAAGCAGAGGAATTAATCCAACAAAAAAGGATTAAAATTAATAACCAAGTGGCACGGCTAGGCGATAAAGCAGAAATTAACAAAGACGAAGTTAGGTTTGATGAGCGTGTTATAAAATTGACTTCGAACTTAATTTATATTAAATTAAATAAACCTAGGGGATATACTTGCACGCACGGTAAATTTGAAAAAGAAAAAAATATTTTTGAATTAATTAATCTTAAAGAAAAATTATTAATTGTTGGTCGTTTAGATCGAGAGAGTCGTGGTTTAGTATTATTAACGACAGATGGTGAATTGATGCAACAAATTACGCATCCGAGTTATCGACACGAAAAAGAATATATAGTTAAAATTAGCCAAAAAATTACCGAAGAAGAAATTAAAAATTTAATCCGAGTTTTTAGGGCTGGACTAGATTTGGGACCCGATTTTGGGAAAGTAAGAGTTAAAAATATAGAATATTTGAAACAAAGTCAATTTAAAATAATTTTAATCCAAGGTAAAAAACGACAAATTCGCCAAATGTTTCAAAAATTAAATTACCAAGTTGCTGATTTACAAAGAATTAGAATAAAAAACATCAAATTAGAAAAATTAGCAGAAGGTAAATGGCAATATTTAACTCAAACAGAAATTAATAATTTAAAAAAATAA
- a CDS encoding PD-(D/E)XK nuclease family protein, with the protein MSQYYKIPRDSRWNFDPNQKNNFKLSRSKLALFLECPRCFYLDNRLGLKRPAGYPFNLNSAVDYLLKKEFDIHRAEKKQHPLQEKYGLDARPVAHEKLDVWRENFQGVEYLHPETSLLITGAIDDLWINSKGEYIVVDYKATSKNDEITELDQDWQDSYKRQMDIYQWLLRRNGLKVSDTGYFVYCNGRTDTEAFDARLEFDVTLVPYKGDDSWVDKAILDAYECLMSNQIPESNSECDYCLYRQTIQKYLK; encoded by the coding sequence ATGTCCCAATACTACAAAATCCCACGCGATTCAAGATGGAACTTTGACCCCAATCAAAAAAATAACTTTAAACTAAGTCGCTCTAAATTGGCTTTATTTTTAGAATGTCCACGTTGTTTTTATCTTGATAATCGTTTAGGTCTTAAACGACCAGCGGGTTATCCTTTTAATTTAAATTCGGCCGTGGATTATTTATTAAAAAAAGAATTTGATATTCATCGAGCTGAAAAAAAACAACATCCTTTACAGGAAAAATATGGCCTTGATGCTCGGCCGGTAGCACATGAAAAATTAGACGTTTGGCGTGAAAATTTTCAAGGTGTTGAATATTTACACCCTGAAACTAGTTTATTAATTACCGGTGCGATTGATGATTTGTGGATTAATTCCAAAGGAGAATATATCGTGGTAGATTACAAGGCCACTTCAAAAAATGATGAGATTACAGAATTAGATCAAGATTGGCAAGATAGTTATAAACGCCAGATGGATATTTATCAATGGTTGCTACGTCGAAACGGACTTAAGGTTTCAGATACAGGCTATTTTGTTTATTGTAATGGCCGAACCGACACAGAAGCTTTTGATGCCAGATTAGAATTTGATGTGACTTTGGTACCATATAAAGGCGATGACAGTTGGGTCGATAAAGCTATTTTAGATGCTTATGAATGTTTAATGTCTAACCAAATTCCAGAATCTAATTCTGAATGTGATTATTGTCTTTATCGTCAAACAATTCAAAAATATCTTAAATAA
- a CDS encoding aminoglycoside phosphotransferase family protein, with amino-acid sequence MMDLFKEILEKYNLEFKKDHPEIEINGSPERCQQRWVIEDQVGDFFIVEKIFNHQVNRREYISQNLEKLNQAGLDKIELYLTNNQNEFITQINKDWWQIKKYILGVDLQRPDYLDDSWRGQVLADWYLEFSQNSSKLNTIPQAVFSIKTYIYELIEGLKKYQPKVLNQIEPVLNFLNQKFMLQHDKLTKSFCHGDWHVLNIIWGEQEIKKVIDWEFCGWKPQVYDLANMLGCLGVEHPTAFQRKCVLSLIQKIKGSNLFNKLSWQILPEFILALRFAWLAEWLRKNDQPMIKLEIDYMFWLKANVDKLID; translated from the coding sequence ATGATGGATTTGTTTAAAGAAATTTTAGAAAAATATAATTTAGAATTTAAAAAAGATCATCCAGAAATTGAAATTAATGGTAGCCCTGAACGTTGCCAGCAACGTTGGGTAATTGAAGATCAAGTGGGTGATTTTTTTATTGTTGAAAAAATTTTTAATCATCAAGTTAACCGTCGAGAATATATCAGTCAAAATTTAGAAAAATTAAATCAAGCTGGTTTAGATAAAATTGAATTATATTTAACAAATAATCAGAATGAGTTTATAACTCAAATTAACAAAGACTGGTGGCAGATTAAAAAATATATTTTGGGCGTAGATTTGCAACGTCCAGATTATTTAGATGACAGCTGGCGTGGTCAAGTTTTGGCTGACTGGTATTTAGAATTTAGTCAAAATAGTTCAAAATTAAACACAATTCCTCAAGCGGTTTTTTCTATTAAAACTTATATTTATGAATTAATTGAAGGGCTTAAAAAATATCAGCCTAAAGTTTTGAATCAGATTGAACCTGTTTTGAATTTTTTGAACCAAAAGTTTATGTTACAACATGATAAATTAACCAAGAGTTTTTGTCATGGTGATTGGCATGTGTTAAATATAATTTGGGGAGAACAAGAAATTAAAAAAGTTATTGATTGGGAATTTTGCGGTTGGAAACCGCAAGTCTATGATTTAGCTAATATGTTAGGTTGTTTAGGAGTTGAACATCCAACGGCTTTTCAAAGAAAATGCGTTTTAAGTTTAATTCAAAAAATAAAAGGGTCTAATTTATTTAATAAATTAAGCTGGCAAATTTTACCAGAATTTATTTTAGCCTTGCGTTTTGCCTGGTTGGCTGAATGGTTGAGAAAAAATGACCAGCCGATGATTAAATTAGAAATAGATTATATGTTTTGGTTAAAAGCTAATGTTGATAAATTAATTGATTAA